From the Brevibacillus choshinensis genome, one window contains:
- a CDS encoding P1 family peptidase translates to MANDWEESASMRGESPVEHVTESVSRRTFLQKTAMLGLAAAVPGSLLTLSAMAEEKPENKAVASTGLVSAAVKLAEGSIVDVPGVKVGQVSDEKALTGCTVIVLEKGAACGVDVRGSAPGTRETDLLNPINSVQEVNAVVLTGGSAYGLDAASGVMRYLEEQGQGYNVGVGVVPIVPAAVIFDLSIGSSKIRPDQQMGYEAARSASKQQVQQGNVGAGTGATVGKLAGMKRAMKGGLGSASRRLPNGLVVGAIVAVNAVGEVRSPLTGEILAGARDDAGNIRDSMSWMIDASTPPAPSGTNTTIAVVASNANLNKVQANKIAQMAHNGLAKTIHPVHTMSDGDTVFAVATGGVDASVNLVGALCVEVLAEAVVNAILSAKGAGGVPAYQDLQVKR, encoded by the coding sequence ATGGCGAATGATTGGGAAGAATCGGCATCCATGAGAGGGGAAAGTCCCGTAGAGCATGTCACGGAGAGTGTTTCTCGTCGTACATTTTTGCAGAAGACCGCTATGCTCGGTTTGGCAGCGGCAGTTCCAGGTTCGTTGCTGACGCTGTCTGCGATGGCTGAGGAGAAACCGGAGAACAAAGCGGTAGCAAGTACTGGCCTAGTCTCTGCAGCAGTGAAACTCGCAGAGGGAAGTATCGTGGATGTGCCAGGTGTGAAAGTTGGACAAGTATCGGATGAAAAGGCTCTGACAGGATGTACGGTAATCGTTTTGGAAAAAGGGGCAGCATGCGGCGTCGATGTCCGAGGCTCAGCTCCAGGAACGCGCGAAACGGACTTGCTCAATCCCATTAATTCAGTACAGGAGGTCAATGCGGTCGTATTGACTGGTGGTAGTGCCTACGGATTGGATGCTGCGAGCGGGGTTATGCGCTATTTGGAAGAACAGGGACAAGGGTACAACGTAGGTGTTGGCGTCGTCCCCATTGTACCGGCAGCCGTCATCTTTGACCTGTCGATAGGTAGTTCCAAAATCCGTCCAGACCAGCAGATGGGCTACGAGGCAGCACGGAGCGCAAGTAAGCAGCAGGTCCAGCAAGGGAATGTAGGAGCGGGAACAGGGGCGACCGTAGGCAAATTGGCGGGAATGAAACGAGCGATGAAAGGCGGGCTGGGGTCAGCCTCACGCCGCCTTCCGAATGGACTAGTCGTGGGAGCTATTGTAGCGGTAAATGCAGTAGGCGAGGTCCGCTCTCCTCTCACAGGCGAAATTCTGGCAGGTGCCAGAGACGACGCTGGGAACATCCGCGATAGCATGTCTTGGATGATCGACGCTAGTACTCCGCCGGCGCCGTCAGGAACCAACACAACCATTGCTGTCGTAGCTAGTAATGCCAATCTGAACAAAGTCCAAGCGAATAAAATCGCACAAATGGCTCATAACGGGTTGGCGAAAACGATACATCCTGTACATACCATGAGTGATGGCGACACGGTTTTTGCCGTAGCAACGGGTGGAGTCGATGCATCGGTGAATCTGGTAGGAGCCCTGTGTGTGGAGGTGCTGGCAGAGGCTGTCGTCAATGCGATCTTGTCGGCAAAAGGAGCAGGTGGCGTTCCTGCATATCAGGACTTGCAGGTCAAACGGTAA
- a CDS encoding NAD(P)H-quinone oxidoreductase — protein MRAIVVERPGGPEALKLVEVPTPTPGEGELLVRVKAGAINRTDILARKGVGSAYKKATSRLGVEMAGVVETVGANVGGWQAGDKVMGLVSGGYAEYAVIPADRAMPIPDNLSFIEAAAIPEVFLTAYQTLYWIGKLQEGETVLIHAGASGVGTAAIQLAKQVSKATVIVTAGTDEKLSYCKQLGADHAIHYKQVSFDEEVTRLTKGKGANLILDLIGAPYWNKNIQSASMDGRVVLIGTLGGKETGPIDLFELMGKRLQITGTLLTPRSDEYKASLSQELADRILPLFASGAIKPIIDKVFPLEEIHNAHRRMEADENIGKIIFQVGDQE, from the coding sequence ATGAGGGCGATTGTAGTAGAAAGACCAGGTGGTCCAGAAGCACTGAAGCTAGTGGAAGTTCCGACTCCTACTCCGGGAGAGGGAGAATTGTTAGTCCGGGTAAAGGCAGGGGCAATTAACCGAACGGATATTTTGGCGAGAAAGGGAGTAGGGTCTGCCTATAAAAAAGCAACATCCCGTCTGGGGGTGGAAATGGCAGGAGTTGTAGAAACAGTAGGTGCAAATGTCGGAGGATGGCAAGCAGGCGATAAAGTGATGGGCCTGGTTAGTGGAGGCTATGCCGAGTACGCCGTTATTCCAGCCGATCGTGCCATGCCCATTCCAGATAATCTGAGTTTCATCGAAGCAGCGGCAATTCCGGAAGTATTTCTTACGGCGTACCAAACACTGTACTGGATCGGCAAGCTGCAAGAAGGGGAAACCGTGCTCATTCACGCGGGGGCAAGTGGTGTCGGTACAGCTGCGATCCAATTGGCGAAGCAGGTGAGTAAAGCTACCGTAATCGTGACGGCAGGAACCGATGAAAAATTGTCTTATTGTAAACAATTGGGGGCCGATCACGCCATTCATTACAAGCAGGTTTCTTTTGACGAGGAAGTAACGAGGCTCACAAAAGGAAAGGGAGCCAATCTGATTCTCGATTTAATCGGCGCTCCTTACTGGAACAAGAACATTCAAAGCGCGAGTATGGATGGTAGAGTGGTCTTGATTGGAACACTCGGGGGCAAAGAAACGGGACCGATCGACCTGTTTGAGCTGATGGGCAAAAGACTTCAAATCACAGGGACCTTGCTGACTCCACGGAGCGACGAGTACAAGGCGTCATTAAGTCAGGAATTAGCTGATCGCATTCTACCGTTGTTCGCGTCCGGAGCGATAAAGCCTATTATCGATAAGGTGTTTCCTTTGGAAGAGATTCACAACGCCCATAGGCGGATGGAAGCCGATGAAAACATCGGAAAGATCATCTTCCAGGTAGGAGATCAAGAATAA
- a CDS encoding YheC/YheD family protein — MPVPYNSSKWALHKYYSRSSNLRNYLPPTAILSKKTLSSFLSRYSSVYIKPDREHTGTGIIRAWKKGGRYSFVKVKGKEKYSRSVIGLYKRIRQSNGSGRHIIQKTIPLAKVNGRRFDIRVMMMRNASGNWEYAAMLAKVAGKGSIISNVRRGGGYALKVESALAHSLSKKKSAEVKQRLIRLGYQISNHFNHFKSRSQLGIDFAVDESGRIYLIEVNHEFPSHVLFLRLKDKSYFHNIRRLARAYKKRK; from the coding sequence ATGCCAGTGCCGTATAATTCATCAAAATGGGCGCTACACAAGTACTACTCTCGTTCGTCCAATCTGCGTAATTACCTCCCGCCTACAGCCATTTTGTCGAAAAAGACCCTATCTTCATTCTTAAGCCGTTATTCCTCCGTTTATATCAAACCTGACAGGGAGCACACAGGAACAGGCATCATTCGTGCCTGGAAAAAAGGTGGACGCTATTCGTTTGTGAAAGTCAAAGGGAAGGAAAAGTATAGTCGTTCCGTAATAGGACTCTATAAACGGATCAGGCAAAGCAATGGAAGTGGACGACATATCATCCAAAAAACCATCCCATTGGCAAAAGTGAACGGAAGACGCTTTGATATTCGTGTCATGATGATGCGAAATGCTTCGGGAAACTGGGAGTATGCAGCGATGCTGGCAAAGGTCGCAGGAAAAGGCAGCATCATTTCCAACGTCCGCAGAGGGGGAGGATATGCGTTAAAGGTCGAGTCAGCACTTGCCCACTCTCTGTCAAAGAAAAAAAGTGCCGAGGTAAAACAGAGACTCATCCGTCTCGGCTATCAGATCAGCAACCACTTTAATCACTTTAAAAGTCGTTCCCAGCTAGGTATTGATTTTGCAGTCGACGAATCAGGGCGCATTTATTTGATTGAGGTCAACCATGAGTTTCCTTCGCATGTGCTCTTCTTGAGGCTAAAAGACAAATCCTACTTTCACAACATTAGAAGGCTGGCACGCGCATACAAAAAGCGAAAGTAG
- a CDS encoding MFS transporter, translating into MDFSWKRNLYVLWVGVFFCSTAYSIAIPFLPIFLHTSLGVNEHLEAWSGISFGITFLASALISPYWGSLADKYGRKPMLIRSGFSLSVLYFVTYFITDPYSFLVLRIFQGLLAGFVPASIALVATNTPEKHVGYALGVMATAGATGGIIGPLIGGVVSHLWGNREAFIFSGIVVLVAALIATFMVKETNINRSGPRSHVREDLRSAIANKPLMSILGLSLIVTMSVMLLEPLLTVYVLQLGASQKDASLSAGIIFASVGIATVIAAPRWGKLGSSVGYSKILFIGLIGGAIGNLLQFFFTNLYGFGILRFVYGLFFAAVYPSINAMIVKVTDPDFRGRAFSLNQSSTQIATMLGPVIGGVMGGLIPIRIVFIINGLALLATAILIRYKRPDEAVQGTKQKTSEARLATK; encoded by the coding sequence ATGGATTTTTCCTGGAAACGAAACTTATATGTACTGTGGGTTGGCGTCTTTTTTTGCAGCACAGCCTATTCCATCGCGATACCGTTTTTGCCCATCTTCCTTCACACTTCTCTCGGAGTCAATGAACATCTGGAAGCTTGGTCTGGTATCTCATTCGGCATTACTTTTCTAGCGAGTGCCTTGATTTCCCCATATTGGGGTTCGCTCGCAGATAAATATGGCCGTAAGCCCATGCTGATCCGGTCTGGTTTCAGTTTATCTGTGTTGTATTTTGTCACCTACTTCATTACCGACCCTTATTCGTTTCTCGTCCTGCGCATTTTCCAAGGCCTCCTGGCAGGGTTTGTACCTGCTTCCATCGCGCTGGTCGCTACGAATACTCCTGAAAAACACGTTGGATATGCGCTGGGTGTCATGGCGACGGCAGGGGCAACCGGAGGCATTATCGGCCCTCTCATTGGCGGAGTCGTCAGCCATTTGTGGGGAAACAGGGAAGCCTTTATATTTTCCGGCATCGTCGTACTAGTCGCCGCTCTCATCGCCACTTTTATGGTGAAAGAAACCAATATCAACCGTTCTGGACCTCGTTCCCACGTACGCGAGGATTTGCGGTCCGCCATCGCGAACAAACCGCTCATGTCCATATTGGGATTGAGCTTGATTGTGACGATGTCCGTGATGTTGCTAGAACCATTGTTGACCGTCTATGTCTTGCAGCTGGGCGCATCTCAAAAGGACGCATCACTCAGCGCCGGGATCATTTTCGCCTCTGTCGGGATTGCAACGGTCATTGCAGCTCCGCGATGGGGCAAACTCGGATCAAGTGTCGGTTACTCCAAGATATTGTTCATCGGGCTGATCGGTGGTGCCATCGGGAACCTGCTGCAATTCTTCTTCACGAATTTGTACGGCTTTGGGATCCTACGTTTCGTATACGGTCTGTTTTTCGCGGCCGTCTATCCTTCCATCAATGCGATGATCGTCAAAGTGACCGATCCAGACTTCCGTGGCAGGGCATTCAGTCTCAACCAGTCCTCCACGCAAATTGCAACGATGCTGGGCCCTGTTATCGGTGGCGTGATGGGTGGTCTCATCCCCATCCGCATCGTCTTTATCATCAACGGTCTCGCGCTATTGGCTACGGCTATCTTGATCCGTTACAAAAGACCGGACGAAGCTGTACAAGGTACGAAGCAGAAAACATCAGAAGCACGGCTTGCTACAAAATAG
- a CDS encoding dihydrofolate reductase family protein yields MATLVYHVAVSLDHFIADPEMMDGKIDRSLFMFEGDHVPDFLADIQQYAAVLMGRKTYEFGFLFGAKPGEPGYKGIKHYILSNSLQFESNDEVELIQGDAVAFIRDLKEREDGKLWLCGGGELAGALLNEKLIDQLVLKVNPVFVGQGVPMFGSVKPRMALELSDLKRYSSGVLKTTYDIRYT; encoded by the coding sequence TTGGCAACACTCGTCTATCATGTAGCCGTTTCGCTTGACCACTTCATTGCCGATCCTGAAATGATGGACGGAAAAATCGACCGGTCTCTTTTCATGTTCGAAGGAGACCATGTGCCAGACTTTTTAGCAGATATTCAGCAATACGCTGCGGTGTTGATGGGCAGAAAAACGTACGAGTTTGGATTTCTGTTTGGTGCGAAGCCTGGCGAACCAGGTTATAAAGGGATCAAGCACTATATTTTATCCAATTCCTTGCAGTTTGAGTCGAACGACGAAGTTGAGCTGATCCAAGGTGATGCAGTAGCGTTTATCCGAGACCTGAAGGAACGAGAAGACGGAAAGCTGTGGCTGTGTGGGGGTGGTGAGTTGGCGGGGGCATTACTCAACGAAAAGCTCATCGATCAATTGGTACTGAAAGTGAATCCGGTGTTCGTTGGTCAAGGTGTGCCCATGTTTGGTAGTGTCAAGCCACGCATGGCACTCGAGCTGTCAGATCTGAAACGCTATTCGTCTGGCGTATTGAAAACCACGTATGATATTCGTTATACATAA